The DNA window CTTTTTCCAGCTCTCTCTGGGCTTTATCACGCTTGCTTCCTCCATGTAAACGGCTAATGTAAAACTGCTGGTCCCGCACCTTCACCTTAATAATCCATGCGGAAGCTTTCATCTTAATTAAAGAAACACAGTTTGAGGAGGGTTTGGTATAATTTCAATCTGTTTTTTTTAGGTCTAATCCCCATTTTTGTAcatatttatgatataaaataatttacatgatacaattatgtgagaaattcataaaaaaatataatatttttatttgtattttacgAATATAGATGTATGTCCGTCGAACTCACGGTGTTTGTTGATTTCGTTCGTTCTTGTTAGATTTGGTGGCAGCAGTAGTTATTGGTTGTTTGCAATTTCATTGGGGGGCATGAATGCAAATGTCACCAACCCACGCGCCAATCGCAATCCCACGCGCCAATTTCGCTCTAAAAAACACGACCCCCTCACAAACTGCACTCTCCCGTAGATTCCATTCCGAGTAACGCAAAGCTGAGCTAAACAAAAATGGCGATGGCGAGGAGGCCAATAAATCCATCTAGACGTACATCAGAAAGTGGAGCAGCTCCATTTGCATCTTCCCTTCGTTCAAGATCTCGTTCGCATCCTTACCTGCCCACTGCTTTCATTATTGTGGTATCTGTAATCTTTCTTTCGGTGATCTACTAGATTTGTGATGTGTCATGTTCTGTTGTGATCTTGGTGTTTTGATGGATGCGACGTGTTTGAATTCTGATTAGAGATTCTAATTTCCGAATTTTCAGGGAGGATTCCTTCTGATAGGTTATTTCTATCGTGGCAGAGGTTGTAAATTCCTTCTGTATTTATTATACATACGGTCGAATTTTTTAACTAAGCAATATCTTGACTAgagtaaataattaataattttgctGCTGATGTTCTTTGATTGTGGATTGAATAATGGATGGCCATGTAATAGATTAAGTTAATTTGCAAACAGGTGAGGTTGAATTTTAGATTAGCTGATTCTTGTAATAGCATAGATAATTATGTGGAGTTTGTGCTGTGAAACGGTTGAAGGTTAATGAAAGTGCTTTCTCGGTCATAACATTAAGTTTAGATGCTACTCTTGTTACTATACTTGGATCACATTGAATCTAGCAATTTTCTGTTCATGATAGGATTTTATGCTTAATTTTTTTGCTGAATGGTCACGTTTTGACTGATGGGTGGTTTGCCTGATAGGTACTGGAGCTAATAAAATTTTCAGTCGAGTGGAAGGTAAGGACACTGGTTTGCTAGCCATATAAATCCTTCGGTTTTCCTGTATCAGTGTCCTGCAAACTCCCTTCTGCAGCTTACAATCTAAATGTTAATAATTGTCTACAAATTCAAACAAATTGCTCGATACAGAGTCCGATATAAGATACTCAATATCTTTACCTTCCACTGAAACCGCACACTCTTTTAAATTGGTATCAACATTTGGTAAGACGTTCAATATTTGACAATTAATTGAGTTTTCTCCCAACTCATTTCAGGACCATCATTATCAATCGCCATACTGACTGTTGAATAAAGATATTGTTTATCATAACTGATATTTCTGTGAGATACAATAATATATCTACCGATCATTTGTTATTTTTGTCTCAGTCCGTTCTTACATCACCAAAGTGTTGTGGATGTGTTGGCATCAACTTGAAGGTTATTTGACTATGTTCTTTATCAGGTGACTTTTCATGTACTGTGGAAGTTCAAAATGCAATTCCACTTCTAAAAATGGCATACGGCGGTAGCATGCACAGGGTTTTGCATGTCGGTCCGGACACTTGTTCTGTAGTTTCCAGATTGTTAAAAGAGAAGGATACAGAAGCTTGGGGTGTGGAACCATACGATATAGAAGATGCTGATCGTAAATGTAAGAGTTTGGTGCACAGAGGCATTGTTCGAGTAGCTGATATCAAATTTCCTCTGCCCTACAGGGCAAAATCATTTTCTCATGTAATTGTCTCAGATGCATTGGATTACTTGTCTCCAAAATATCTCAACAGGACTCTTCCTGAATTAGCAAGGGTATCAGCAGATGGTGTTGTCATTTTCACAGGTACAATAAATTATGCCACTTGTTTACAAGACTTTGTGCATTTCTAAATTAGCGAATGACTCGGTTAAGCTTCTTGCCCTGAATAACCACATGTGACACTTTGTCTGTAAGAGAAAGTCCTTCAGTATTCTCCTGTGTGTTGGATTATAGCCTGCTTCTCGAGGATTGCTTTTGCTCACAGTGAATGAAACGGTGAGAGTAAGAATGGAGTGTTTTGTATGGTTAAAACTGGGATTAGATGTGGCCATGCATTTTTATTAGCCACAACATAGTATCCCTTGTCGAAAGGACAGAAACTAAAGGGAAAAAGAATTTCCTAGTTTATGATCTTATTATGTCCACAAAACTCAACCATTGAATGTTGAGAGAGGCAGGTTCCACTAAAAGATGAATAAAGAAGAGCAACAATAATAACCCATGCATCTTCATGGACTTCTATTCCTAAATTTGGATCCTGTCATTATGAATACTAGGCAGAAAAAACAAAGAAGATATTACTGGAAATAGTAGGTAATAAAATGTGGAGTTTGCATCACATGTTGCTAAGAATTCCCACCAAGGTGCGCAATTAAATTGAAACAGGAGAAGGATTCCTCAAGATACCTTTCTTGTGCCAAAGCCACATCTATTGGTCATGGTGCTGAGTTGCTATTTTGTGTCTAGGAACTCTTTTGCTCCTTCTTCATAATCCTCAACttgattcatatttttatcTATCCATACATTGAAAAATGGCATCTCCAGCAAAAATCTGTACTGTCAGGTCACAAGTGTTCCCGAATAAGGGGTGATGTTCCTCCAAACTTTCTAATTTATCCTAGGTCTTGTTCTCAAATTATCTACATAAAATTTCTGCTTTGATGCTAGATACTGTTTTTCTATGGCTAAATAGTTTTATGGTTTCTTTTCCATTGAGATTTGAAACATTGTTTAATTGCATATCTTATATAAATTTCTAGGGTATCCCCATCATCAAAAGGCCAAAGTTGTTGATAAGGCCAAATATGGACGGTTGGTAAGTCATGCATTTTATGTCATATTACCTTTTTTTACTGTTGTTCCTTGACTAATAGTATGTTGGAAAACTGTCTTTGGGTGTTAATATTGTTATGCATCAAGATTATGATGAGGAAACAACGATACTTACCTTTCAGTTTTAATATGTATGTCTTTTGAGTAGCTTTGCTGTCGAAGATAACACAGCATAGCTTTTAAATGTCGTTCCAGTAGCTTTCACTGTGCTCTGCTTGGGTTTTGGAGTTAGAGCAGGAAACTGCAGAAGAAAGCATTATTCTCTAATTGTTTGATCTGGTCCAGAATTGAAGTAGAGTGGAAATTTTGAAAACTTATATTCTCtcgtaattttaaacttttttacAAGCATTTTTTTCCACAGTGGCCTTTGAAGCCAATGAGTTACGAACGTGCCTAGGCATTTTAGTCACAAAAAAATGAGGACAAATGCAATCCTTTTTCCTCCCTTAGTAATCATATtattctggaaaaaaaaaattcagtcgTGCCAATTTGGAATTATTTTTCTGATAGGCCAAGTTGCGGAGCTCGATTTGGTGGATCAGATATTTTGTTCAAATGAGCTTAGAGGAAAATGAAGCTGTGATCAAGAAGTTTGAGCAAGCTGCTGTGAAGAGATCTTATACTTCAAACTGCCAAATTTTCCATCTCAATTCGTATAGTTGATAGCCGAGAAATATATACCCGTAACTTTTCACACGTCAATCCACAAGTAAATGGCTTTACTAGCATCAGGTAAATGATTCTTTGGGGAAGATGCTTCTTAAAACTGCTGAAGAAGAAACATCTGAAAAAGttattgtttatttactaaatgttcatattcttttattcaaaaaatatatgGGATCATTGCACAATCATAGTGTGGGTTTGTGCTGAATAGATTAATTAGATTTGGCAGTTGACAAGTACATCAGATGACTCAAAATGCTGCCTCTTATAAATTTTCGAGTTTCTTGATGCAGCAATTCTGTTTTCTACTCTACATTGTGGCTGCGGCTCGTGCTGGTGTAGCATGTATGTTTGTAAAATTCCCTATTTTTGCAGTATTCTTTGGTTTATTTACGGTACAAATTGGACCTAAAATACGCCGGAACAAAGGCATGGAACAAAGATATGTTACTCTAATTTGCAAGCTAGTGAGTTGACCTTTTAGATTCACTCAAAAAACACCAAAGATAACATCTGCCAGTTCTCAAGATATAAAAAACAAAGTTAATCCTAACATGCACACCATATTACATGACATATAGATATATGTGCATAATTTTCTAAGATATGTTTTCAAGCAAGCAATGCgaacaatttaatattatatatatagttgAGAATGcaaccatatttttatattggaaGATCAAGAGAaagataatatattaatataagtTGGAAGATATCTTCATTGATATTATGTCTTTTGGATATCATACAATTGTGAAGATATATGGCTTCTATAacacaacaagtggtatcaatCAGAGCCATGGTCGAGATCGAATCATGTATCATTGTGGAGATATGTGACTTTCATGACACAataaatggtatcagagccatggtcTAGATCGATTCATGTGGGTAATATCCTCAGATACTTAAACGAAAGAGGTGAGGGCTTCAAGTAAATACACGATGAGCTCTCGAGGTAGATGATGCTCCCGATATTTCATTTAAGGTGTGAGATACAACGTAATGTGAAGAAGGGTGGAaacaatatcatattattgtggaAATATATCACTTCTATGAAAAATGTAATAATTTTGGGAAATTAGATTAGAATGGTGCTGGCAGTGCAGGGCaagtaaaaaattaattatattcaaCTATTAGTTATGGTAATTATACTTTACACATACACAAATATAGAGATGGAATTTTTTGTTTCCTTGTGCCCAAAAGCTGATAAATATTGCATGTACTTGGGTCCCCTATCATGCTTAACGCAGTAACGTTACAAAAGAGAATGATCACTTGTTGACTCTATTTGTAACGTTTGAATTTGAGTGATTGAATGCTGCTGAGGTGTGCCATACATGATCATAACCATAGCTATACGAATATGTCGATCGATCCTTCGTTTTTAGtgattttgatatataattaaatgattggAGAAAACCAAGGAGGGTCctagctatatatatatacgtgttTGTGTGTGAGTTATTTTGGTAGAAGTCGAATGCAAGAATATATCGAAGTCGACTTAATTGAATcactgaaaaatgaaaaattaattaatggatcAACCAAAGGCCAAATTCACGGCGGGCTTTCTTCAGGTTTCTCACGTAGATTCAATTAATTAGTTGTCTGTCCATTTTCTCCACAATCCTATCTCCATCCGTATCAGCCatgaatctatatatatataaattcaaaCCCCACACAGCAATTTCTTTGGGATTATCTGAAATTTCTTCGATAGATATATTAATGTGCTTGTCATTATAATTAATAGCTAGCTAggcttttcttttattttgccTTCTACAGAATTCTTGTTTAAGCCGGCTCGtcgaaatttttattatattaattggaCTTAAATCCAAGAACAAAGGACGAGTTATAATTATGGAGCATCTCGACGATCTTGTACGTATATTCTGTTAGCACCATTAATTTGGAGCTAACTAGCTAGCTAGCGAACGTGAACGTACAAAAAGAATCTCTGGCCTTGCAAATTAGTTTTTTGAATTTACTaatattagtatttaattttttatgtctacccacattataatatgttatttttatctaatgatatttttttattatgtaaATTAGTATTTGGTTTTTTTATGCATACccacattataatatgttatttttaatccaattatttagattttttatttatcttttcattatataaattaaattaaatcaattaaagtTTAGAAATAACTCATTATCGaattgtgaattttctttggtgtcttattaatttttttcatgtccTCAAGTGACAGTTTGCTAgaatttatgtgtttaaattaaagttttttgcaaccaaaatttttttgcggtttatgattataatttatttaaataaaacacgGTAAAAGATCGTTGTGATGTGAGCCGTCAATTTGGGTTGGGTCTGTCGGTTTGGCCTGCACCGTCAAACAGTTTACATGAGTTGTGTTGAAATTTTGTCGACTCATTTAAAGGTAAGCCTAAATGAGTTCGCACaagtttatattaaatatctatATATCTAATATTATCGATTTTCAATCATGAATTCTTGATATATAATGGAAAATATCAGTTTGATTTCAAAATTGTTATGTTActatcttgtccaaaaattgtgGGTTATTGAGACAATTTGGCAGTCACTCAAAATTAAGTGTCAAAGTTGACATTTGAGTTGTATTTTTGGATTCCTGACAATATGTTCgtcaacatattatttttaagttagttTTATCAGTATCATGAGGGTAATATGTTTattacaatatataaatattatcatctttttaaattaatattcactTTCATGTTTGACATATTATGAGTCTTGGTAAAATGaggaataataaattcaaacgAACGAATACACAAAATTCTGGGGCGAAACCAGAATTATATGGTAGCGGAAATTAATATACAGTGTTAACATTTTCTTATATGATCTCTTGACATGGATATGTTGTTTCAGATACTGAAACTATATGTAACGAAATATCAGACGGGGGATTGCATTGGCCCGTGATGCAATGGTCTCATTGGTGCTGACGCAAATAATAGCGTTGAGAGTTTTTAGGATCAAAGAATCGTCAATTGCTTTAAGCTTTACCATCCCACTAATTGTTTGCACCCTACTCTTCAACGAATTTTGCGAACAAAGATTTCACCCAATTTTCAGTAAAACACCAGCAAAGGCGAGAGAGAGCTCATGAAATTAGTTACTCTTTTTCTTCAAAAGAGCATAATCCCTTTTGATCATGTAACTTGTTCGATTTTGCTCATAGATTATTATTGAAATGGATCGGCAAGTTGAGCAGCGCAGGACGGATGGAGGAGATTCATCAGAAGCTGCAATCTGCATATTGTCAGTTTACTTCAATATCCCATGGTTTGCAAAAACCCGTAGAAGATTTGGATAGCACTAAGATAGGTAAAATTTGCATGCATGAAGATTTAGAGGACGTCACACTTGGTTAGCTCCcttcttttaaaatttatttgataaACGTGTCTTTGATCATTGTATCACTTAAGCATGcattgatattatgtgtcaaAGAACTCTTTAATGATTGAGAAATAGAGAATCGAGCTTTTGCGGGCCTAAATTGTTGTGCTTCAGCTCGGAAGATTTGTTCAAATGCCGGGTTGTTAAAGCATAAAAAAGTCATATAACATATTAAAAGAGAATATGGGTTGATCAGAATTCCCTAAATCAGAAGAATTAATCAAATGGTTTGTACACACTCAAAAGTCAATGATTATTGACACATGCAAATGGaacaaattaattaagaaaacgGGAGAGAGCTTCAATTGAAATGAAGATGGTAGACGATTTTATTTGAAGAGGAAACCGTATAAACGATTAATCATATATCTATATCATATATATGGATAGATGCCAACGATACAACATTGAATTAGCCACCACAAattttatgtgtgtgtgtgtgtgtgtatatatatatatatatatatagtaaacAAAGAGTAATATCCTAAAGCAGACAGGGCATGAACTTTTTTCTTTTACGCAACAAGCCTCTAGTACATCATATTTCATACACATCCTCGGCACTTATCCAAGAAAcctataaaacatttaaacccCAAATTAATGCGCATTGCACAGAAGGAATGTCGTATCATTTATACACAACAGCAGCTCTTCAACaacaaattcatgaattaaagcttaaatttcCAAAAGAACATTAATCGatttttatatttgaaaacaCGCTAACCAGGCTTGTTTTCTATATTGATTACCGGAAAGCGGTATCAAGAAACATGATTCACGGCCCCAATCTGTAAGGACCTTCACCCATATAATGACCATCCATGTAGATGGCAGCATTTTGAGGATGCAAGCCATCCATCACCATAAACGGCATGTCTTCAGATGGTTTCCAGTGTCGTTTTCTTTGGTTAATGAACCAATTATTTATCTGTTTCTGGTCTAAACCCGTTGATTCAGCCAGCGCCACCTTCTCCGACTCCTGTTTCAATAAATTTACTCCATCACGTCACATGCATGAAAATAAATGGATAATACCTGATTACGTACCGATGGATATGGCCATTTGTAATGTAATTCCCACCAGCTGAGTAGCTTCTGCCGAGCATCTTTTGGAAGTTTgcctttcttcttcttcttggaAAGCTCTTGCTTTAGACTGCTTAAATATCCACTGTACTTCCTCAAGAGGTGGTTTTTCAATTCCCTGTCTTCTGCCCGTGGATCAATCTCTGCAAGTTCGGTTTCTCCACCGCTGTTTTCTTGGTCTTCTTCTGACGAAACAACGCCTTCACACTTCTCCTCTGTTGTTCACAAGTTGTTCAAAGCAAACATATTGCACGTACAAAGATGCATAtatgcgtgtgtgtgtgtataatatCAATCTTGTTTAAAGGACGTCCTATAATCGATTAACTTGTGAACGTAGCAGTCACCTGGTAAGGATCGGAAGTTATGTCAATGGATTAAATATAATGTTACTCTTCAATCGTTGTCTATCGAATGGAGTAACA is part of the Primulina tabacum isolate GXHZ01 chromosome 18, ASM2559414v2, whole genome shotgun sequence genome and encodes:
- the LOC142533258 gene encoding putative pectin methylesterase CGR2 isoform X3 translates to MAMARRPINPSRRTSESGAAPFASSLRSRSRSHPYLPTAFIIVGGFLLIGYFYRGRGTGANKIFSRVEGDFSCTVEVQNAIPLLKMAYGGSMHRVLHVGPDTCSVVSRLLKEKDTEAWGVEPYDIEDADRKYALDYLSPKYLNRTLPELARVSADGVVIFTGYPHHQKAKVVDKAKYGRLAKLRSSIWWIRYFVQMSLEENEAVIKKFEQAAVKRSYTSNCQIFHLNSYS
- the LOC142533258 gene encoding putative pectin methylesterase CGR2 isoform X2, whose protein sequence is MAMARRPINPSRRTSESGAAPFASSLRSRSRSHPYLPTAFIIVGGFLLIGYFYRGRGDFSCTVEVQNAIPLLKMAYGGSMHRVLHVGPDTCSVVSRLLKEKDTEAWGVEPYDIEDADRKCKSLVHRGIVRVADIKFPLPYRAKSFSHVIVSDALDYLSPKYLNRTLPELARVSADGVVIFTGYPHHQKAKVVDKAKYGRLAKLRSSIWWIRYFVQMSLEENEAVIKKFEQAAVKRSYTSNCQIFHLNSYS
- the LOC142533258 gene encoding putative pectin methylesterase CGR2 isoform X1 is translated as MAMARRPINPSRRTSESGAAPFASSLRSRSRSHPYLPTAFIIVGGFLLIGYFYRGRGTGANKIFSRVEGDFSCTVEVQNAIPLLKMAYGGSMHRVLHVGPDTCSVVSRLLKEKDTEAWGVEPYDIEDADRKCKSLVHRGIVRVADIKFPLPYRAKSFSHVIVSDALDYLSPKYLNRTLPELARVSADGVVIFTGYPHHQKAKVVDKAKYGRLAKLRSSIWWIRYFVQMSLEENEAVIKKFEQAAVKRSYTSNCQIFHLNSYS